In Phreatobacter stygius, a genomic segment contains:
- the tam gene encoding trans-aconitate 2-methyltransferase, whose product MDWSAKQYVKFEDERTRPARDLLAAVPTRDPRRVVDLGCGPGNTTELLLNRFPKAEIVGIDSSPDMVTNARARLRNIAFEVADLTTWRPNPAAPADIIYSNAVFQWIAGHDTILPRLAGLLPSGGSLAIQMPDNLDEPSHVAMREVARTGPWAAKLAAAEGRRTSIGSPAFYYDLLAPHVARVDVWRTVYNHPLDGVDAIVEWFKGSGLRPFLTALDPAERQAYLAAYRAAIAPHYPLTADGKVLLPFPRLFIVATR is encoded by the coding sequence ATGGACTGGTCGGCCAAGCAATATGTGAAGTTCGAGGATGAGCGCACGCGGCCGGCGCGCGACCTGCTCGCAGCGGTGCCGACCCGTGACCCGCGCCGCGTGGTCGATCTCGGCTGCGGGCCCGGCAACACCACCGAACTTCTGCTCAACCGGTTTCCGAAGGCCGAGATCGTCGGCATCGATTCCTCGCCCGACATGGTCACCAATGCCCGCGCCCGGCTGCGCAATATCGCCTTCGAGGTGGCCGACCTGACCACCTGGCGGCCCAATCCGGCGGCGCCCGCCGACATCATCTATTCCAATGCCGTGTTCCAGTGGATCGCCGGCCACGACACCATCCTGCCGCGGCTCGCCGGCCTGCTGCCATCGGGCGGCAGCCTGGCCATCCAGATGCCCGACAATCTCGATGAGCCGAGCCATGTCGCCATGCGCGAGGTTGCCCGCACCGGGCCGTGGGCCGCCAAACTCGCGGCCGCCGAGGGCAGGCGCACCAGCATCGGCTCGCCTGCCTTCTATTACGATCTCCTGGCGCCGCATGTGGCACGCGTCGACGTCTGGCGTACCGTCTACAATCACCCGCTCGACGGCGTCGACGCCATTGTCGAGTGGTTCAAGGGCTCGGGCCTCAGGCCGTTCCTGACGGCGCTCGACCCGGCCGAACGCCAAGCCTATCTCGCCGCCTATCGCGCGGCGATCGCCCCGCATTACCCCCTGACGGCCGATGGCAAGGTGCTGCTGCCCTTCCCGCGGCTGTTCATTGTCGCAACCCGCTGA
- a CDS encoding SDR family NAD(P)-dependent oxidoreductase, with translation MNRIDLAGRTAVITGGARGIGYAAAARMLASGAAVALWDVDQARLTEAAEALSAEADVPAGRVSVHVVELTDDDAVKVATEATVARHGGIDILVNNAGITGGNGKLWELAPEVWRRVVDVNLVGPYLTCRAIVPVMLAKGYGRIVNIASIAGKDGNPNASHYSASKAGLIGLTKSLGKELATSNILVNCITPAAAKTEIFDQMKQEHIDFMLSKIPMSRFLQVDEAAAMIAWLSSEDCAFSTGAVFDISGGRAVY, from the coding sequence ATGAATCGCATCGATCTTGCCGGCCGCACCGCGGTAATCACCGGTGGCGCGCGCGGCATCGGTTATGCCGCGGCCGCACGCATGCTGGCCTCCGGCGCCGCCGTGGCGCTGTGGGACGTCGATCAGGCAAGGCTGACCGAGGCCGCCGAGGCCTTGTCGGCCGAGGCGGATGTCCCGGCCGGCCGGGTCTCGGTCCATGTGGTCGAGCTGACCGATGACGACGCGGTCAAGGTCGCGACCGAGGCGACCGTTGCCCGCCACGGCGGCATCGACATCCTGGTCAACAATGCCGGCATTACCGGCGGCAATGGCAAGCTCTGGGAGCTGGCGCCAGAGGTCTGGCGCCGGGTCGTCGACGTCAATCTGGTCGGGCCCTACCTGACCTGCCGGGCGATCGTGCCGGTCATGCTGGCCAAGGGTTATGGCCGCATCGTCAACATCGCCTCGATCGCCGGCAAGGACGGCAATCCCAATGCCTCGCATTATTCGGCGTCGAAAGCCGGCCTGATCGGCCTGACCAAATCGCTCGGCAAGGAACTGGCGACCAGCAACATCCTGGTCAATTGCATCACCCCGGCGGCGGCCAAGACCGAGATCTTCGACCAGATGAAACAGGAACATATCGACTTCATGCTGTCGAAGATCCCGATGAGCCGCTTCCTGCAGGTCGACGAGGCCGCCGCCATGATCGCCTGGCTGTCGTCGGAAGACTGCGCCTTCTCCACCGGAGCGGTGTTCGACATCTCAGGCGGCCGCGCGGTCTATTAA
- a CDS encoding ANTAR domain-containing response regulator, producing MTSETALTDLSLTIAIVDESRSRAAIIEDGLREAGYVHIVHIDEMTNLLARLYQIDPDVVVIDLENPSRDVLEQLFQVSKLVKRPVAMFVDQSDTGMINKAIEAGVSAYVVDGMKKERVKGILDMCIARFHAYARLQAELDQAKSALEERKVVERAKGLLMKHKGITEEEAYAQLRRRAMNEKKKIAEIAAAVVTGLEMLG from the coding sequence ATGACCTCGGAGACGGCCCTGACCGACCTCAGCCTGACCATCGCGATCGTCGATGAAAGCCGCTCGCGCGCGGCGATCATCGAGGATGGTCTGCGCGAGGCCGGTTATGTCCACATCGTTCATATCGACGAGATGACCAATCTGCTGGCCAGGCTCTACCAGATCGATCCGGACGTCGTGGTCATCGATCTGGAAAACCCGTCGCGTGACGTGCTCGAACAGCTCTTCCAGGTGTCGAAGCTGGTCAAGCGGCCGGTCGCCATGTTCGTCGACCAGTCCGACACCGGCATGATCAACAAGGCGATCGAGGCCGGCGTCTCGGCCTATGTCGTCGACGGCATGAAGAAGGAGCGCGTCAAGGGCATCCTGGACATGTGCATTGCCCGGTTCCACGCCTATGCCCGGCTGCAGGCCGAGCTCGACCAGGCGAAATCGGCGCTGGAGGAACGCAAGGTCGTCGAGCGCGCCAAGGGCCTCTTGATGAAGCACAAGGGCATCACCGAGGAGGAGGCCTATGCCCAGCTGCGCCGCCGCGCGATGAACGAGAAAAAGAAGATCGCCGAAATCGCCGCCGCGGTGGTGACCGGTCTGGAGATGCTCGGATGA
- a CDS encoding CmpA/NrtA family ABC transporter substrate-binding protein: protein MKQVSVGFIPLTDAAPLIAARECGFAAKAGIELDLVREVSWANIRDKLSVGLFDAAHMLAPMALASALGIGHVRVPLSAPLSLGLNGDAITVSSAFAGEMGEIPDDPFAAVGLIAAALKRRESAGLAPPAFGIVFPFSTHNYLLRAYLAAGGIDPDRDVQLVVIPPSLMVSSLEKGLIDGFCVGSPWNSVAVDKGIGRIIAAGASLYSAMPGKVLAVGDAYASANAPAAVALVAAVVEGAAWCAAPANAEALALMLSAPEYLDVPAELIRRTIDGRLTFAPGDNPVAIPDFLRFDVPRAVRPDAGRFLWLYAQMVRWRQTRFSPGAVSRIRAWAVQGLAAATSHDMPDDVVGDPVGSRVEPAFDPDGIEAYLDGFDARGQVRSTT from the coding sequence ATGAAACAGGTCTCCGTCGGTTTCATTCCACTGACCGATGCCGCGCCCCTGATCGCGGCGCGCGAATGCGGTTTCGCGGCCAAAGCCGGCATCGAACTCGATCTGGTGCGCGAGGTCTCCTGGGCCAATATTCGCGACAAGCTGTCGGTCGGGCTGTTCGACGCGGCCCATATGCTGGCGCCGATGGCGTTGGCGAGCGCGCTCGGCATCGGCCATGTCCGGGTGCCGCTCAGCGCGCCGCTGTCATTGGGCCTGAATGGCGACGCCATCACCGTCTCCAGCGCCTTTGCCGGCGAGATGGGCGAAATCCCCGACGATCCCTTCGCCGCCGTCGGGCTGATCGCCGCGGCGCTGAAACGGCGCGAGAGCGCCGGCCTCGCCCCGCCGGCCTTCGGCATCGTCTTCCCGTTCTCGACCCACAACTACCTGCTGCGCGCCTATCTCGCGGCCGGCGGCATCGATCCCGACCGCGACGTGCAGCTTGTGGTGATCCCGCCCTCGCTAATGGTCAGCTCGCTGGAAAAAGGGCTGATCGACGGCTTCTGCGTCGGTTCGCCGTGGAACTCGGTGGCGGTGGACAAGGGCATCGGCCGGATCATCGCGGCCGGCGCCTCGCTCTATTCTGCCATGCCGGGCAAAGTCCTGGCGGTCGGCGATGCCTATGCGTCAGCTAACGCGCCGGCCGCCGTCGCGCTGGTCGCGGCCGTCGTCGAGGGGGCTGCCTGGTGTGCGGCGCCGGCCAATGCGGAAGCCCTGGCGCTGATGTTGTCGGCGCCCGAATACCTCGATGTCCCCGCCGAACTGATCCGCCGGACCATCGACGGCCGCCTGACTTTTGCGCCCGGCGACAACCCCGTCGCGATCCCCGATTTTCTCCGCTTCGACGTGCCACGGGCGGTCAGGCCCGATGCCGGCCGTTTCCTCTGGCTCTACGCCCAGATGGTGCGGTGGAGGCAAACCCGCTTCAGTCCTGGCGCGGTATCGCGCATTCGGGCCTGGGCGGTCCAAGGCCTGGCGGCGGCCACCAGCCACGACATGCCGGACGACGTCGTCGGCGACCCTGTCGGCAGCCGGGTTGAGCCGGCCTTCGACCCCGATGGAATCGAAGCCTATCTCGACGGCTTCGACGCCCGCGGACAGGTCCGCTCGACCACCTGA
- a CDS encoding CmpA/NrtA family ABC transporter substrate-binding protein gives MTETSTKSRIDALRFDRRGLLKGTAATAALLTAARAALPGGAFAQGAGPEVKGTKLGYIALTDAAALIIAKEKGLYAKHGVPDMDIAKQASWGATRDNMALGTKANGIDGGHILRPKTHLYTTGKVMQNNQPLPMYTLLNLNEDGQAISVSNEYKDLNVQKDASPLKAAFERKKAQGKELTAAMTFPGGTHDLWIRYWLAAGGIDPDTDIKVITVPPPQMVANMKVGNMDCFCVGEPWNEQLVNQNIGYSALTTGELWFKHPEKILGMRADWVDANPKATQAILMAVMEAQMWCDRMENKQELAEIVGRRQWFNVPVNDINGRLRGDINYGNGRTVAGSNLRMKFWGEGGASSYPWKSLDTWFVAENIRWGKFEPTTDIKALVDRTNRSDLWLQAARTLGVAGVPTSDSRGVETFFDGVKFDPADPAAYLKSLKIKRAQV, from the coding sequence ATGACCGAAACCTCGACGAAATCTCGCATCGACGCCTTGCGGTTCGATCGCCGTGGCCTGCTGAAGGGAACGGCGGCGACCGCCGCCCTGCTCACCGCCGCCAGGGCCGCCCTTCCCGGCGGTGCCTTTGCTCAAGGCGCCGGGCCGGAGGTAAAGGGCACCAAGCTCGGCTATATCGCGCTGACCGATGCCGCGGCGCTGATCATCGCCAAGGAAAAAGGCCTCTATGCCAAGCACGGCGTGCCCGACATGGACATCGCCAAACAGGCCTCCTGGGGCGCCACGCGCGACAACATGGCGCTCGGCACCAAGGCGAACGGCATCGACGGTGGCCACATCCTCAGGCCGAAGACGCATCTCTACACGACCGGCAAGGTCATGCAGAACAACCAGCCTTTGCCGATGTACACGCTGCTCAACCTCAACGAGGACGGCCAGGCGATCTCGGTCTCCAATGAATACAAGGACCTGAACGTCCAGAAGGATGCCTCGCCCTTGAAGGCCGCCTTCGAACGCAAGAAGGCGCAGGGCAAGGAACTGACCGCCGCCATGACCTTTCCGGGCGGCACCCACGATCTGTGGATCCGCTACTGGCTCGCCGCCGGCGGCATCGACCCCGATACCGACATCAAGGTGATCACCGTGCCGCCGCCGCAGATGGTGGCGAACATGAAGGTCGGCAACATGGACTGCTTCTGCGTCGGCGAGCCGTGGAACGAACAGCTGGTCAACCAGAATATCGGCTACAGCGCGCTGACCACCGGCGAGCTCTGGTTCAAGCACCCGGAGAAGATCCTCGGCATGCGCGCTGACTGGGTCGATGCCAATCCCAAGGCAACCCAGGCCATCCTGATGGCCGTGATGGAAGCCCAGATGTGGTGCGACAGGATGGAGAACAAGCAGGAACTCGCCGAGATCGTCGGCCGCCGCCAATGGTTCAACGTGCCGGTCAACGACATCAACGGCCGGCTGCGCGGCGACATCAATTACGGCAATGGCCGCACCGTCGCGGGGTCCAACCTGCGCATGAAGTTCTGGGGCGAGGGCGGCGCGTCGTCTTATCCCTGGAAGAGCCTCGACACCTGGTTCGTCGCCGAGAACATCCGCTGGGGCAAGTTCGAGCCGACGACCGACATCAAGGCCCTGGTCGACCGGACCAACCGGTCTGATCTCTGGCTTCAGGCCGCCAGGACGCTTGGCGTCGCCGGCGTCCCGACGTCGGATTCGCGCGGCGTCGAAACGTTCTTCGACGGCGTGAAATTCGATCCGGCCGATCCGGCCGCCTATCTCAAATCGCTGAAGATCAAGCGCGCCCAGGTCTAG
- the ntrB gene encoding nitrate ABC transporter permease, with protein MSRAALKAVEMPPAAHAAPQGGAEVIKLAPAKTRSLAAWLKPKAIGFVATVLPPLIMLALIMLVWEILCSGRGATLPPPSQVWKEASDLILDPFFVNGSQDIGLGWRVLTSLQRVAIGFGLSAVVGILVGALVGQSTWAMRGLDPIFQVLRTVPPLAWLPISLAAFRDANPSAIFVIFITAIWPILINTSVGIRNIPQDYRNVAAVLRLNHFEFFWKIMLPSAAPYIFTGLRIGVGLAWLAIVAAEMLTGGVGIGFFIWDAWNSSKLPDIIVALVYIGLIGFVLDRLISGLATIVTRGTAAN; from the coding sequence ATGTCGCGTGCCGCCTTGAAAGCCGTCGAGATGCCGCCAGCCGCCCATGCCGCCCCTCAGGGCGGCGCCGAGGTGATCAAGCTTGCGCCGGCCAAGACCCGGAGCCTCGCCGCCTGGCTGAAGCCGAAGGCCATCGGTTTCGTCGCGACGGTGCTGCCGCCGCTGATCATGCTGGCGCTGATCATGCTGGTCTGGGAGATCTTGTGCTCGGGACGCGGCGCGACGCTGCCGCCGCCCTCGCAGGTCTGGAAGGAGGCAAGCGACCTCATTCTCGATCCCTTCTTCGTCAATGGCAGCCAGGATATCGGGCTCGGCTGGCGCGTGCTGACCTCGCTTCAGCGCGTCGCCATCGGCTTCGGCCTGTCGGCCGTGGTCGGCATCCTGGTCGGCGCCCTTGTCGGCCAGTCGACCTGGGCCATGCGCGGCCTCGATCCGATCTTCCAGGTGCTGCGCACGGTGCCGCCGCTGGCCTGGCTGCCGATCTCGCTCGCCGCCTTCCGCGATGCCAATCCGAGCGCCATCTTCGTCATCTTCATCACCGCGATCTGGCCGATCCTGATCAACACCTCGGTCGGCATCCGCAACATTCCGCAGGACTATCGCAACGTCGCCGCGGTGCTGCGGCTGAACCATTTCGAGTTCTTCTGGAAGATCATGCTGCCCTCGGCAGCGCCCTATATCTTCACCGGCCTGCGCATTGGCGTGGGCCTGGCCTGGCTCGCCATCGTTGCCGCCGAGATGCTCACCGGCGGCGTCGGCATCGGCTTCTTCATCTGGGATGCCTGGAACTCGTCCAAGCTCCCCGACATCATCGTGGCGCTCGTCTATATCGGCCTGATCGGCTTCGTTCTCGACCGCCTGATCTCCGGCCTGGCCACCATCGTCACCCGCGGCACGGCAGCGAACTGA
- a CDS encoding ABC transporter ATP-binding protein: protein MAKQVPYLLIEAVEKTYSRGGTSNNVLHDITLAIDKGEYVSIIGHSGCGKSTLLNIVAGLTQATTGAVLLENKEVNAPGPDRAVVFQNHSLLPWLTVYDNVRMAVDKVFAGRKSKAERHDWTMHKLDLVHMGHARDRRPGEISGGMKQRVGIARALAMEPKILLLDEPFGALDALTRAHLQDSIMQIHATLNNTMIMITHDVDEAVLLSDRIIMMTNGPAATIGEILDVTLPRPRKRLELVANPTYIKAREAVLKFLYERHKFVEAA from the coding sequence ATGGCCAAGCAAGTTCCCTATCTCCTCATCGAGGCCGTCGAAAAGACCTATAGCCGCGGCGGCACCTCGAACAATGTGCTGCACGACATCACGCTCGCCATCGACAAGGGCGAATATGTCTCGATCATCGGCCATTCCGGCTGCGGAAAATCCACCCTGCTGAACATCGTGGCCGGCCTGACCCAGGCCACCACGGGCGCCGTGCTCTTGGAAAACAAGGAGGTCAATGCACCCGGGCCCGACCGCGCCGTGGTGTTCCAGAACCATTCGCTGCTGCCCTGGCTGACCGTCTACGACAATGTCCGCATGGCGGTCGACAAGGTCTTCGCCGGCCGGAAGTCCAAGGCCGAGCGGCACGACTGGACCATGCACAAGCTCGACCTCGTCCATATGGGCCACGCCAGGGATCGCCGGCCGGGCGAGATTTCCGGCGGCATGAAACAGCGCGTCGGCATCGCCCGCGCCCTGGCGATGGAACCGAAGATCCTGCTGCTCGACGAACCCTTCGGCGCGCTCGATGCGCTGACCCGCGCCCATCTGCAGGACTCGATCATGCAGATCCATGCCACCTTGAACAACACCATGATCATGATCACCCATGATGTCGACGAGGCAGTGCTCCTGTCCGACCGGATCATCATGATGACCAACGGCCCGGCCGCAACCATCGGCGAAATCCTGGACGTCACCCTGCCGCGGCCGCGCAAGCGGCTCGAACTGGTCGCCAACCCGACCTATATCAAGGCCCGCGAGGCGGTGCTCAAGTTCCTCTACGAACGCCATAAATTCGTCGAAGCGGCCTGA
- a CDS encoding NAD(P)/FAD-dependent oxidoreductase, whose product MSEPLVVIGNGMASARFVEELGKQALGRYSVLVIGAEPTLAYNRVLLSSLLAGEVEAGDIELKSKSWWRSQGVTLVYGRRAVTIDPAARTVALEGGACIPFARLVLATGSLPIRLPKPGMDLPGVLTFRDHDDVAAMLAATGPATRAVVIGGGLLGIEAAHGLARTGTHVTLIHLMDRLMERQLDREAANLLKRALEERGITVLLGADTAAIEGDGCVEAVRLADGRVLAADMVVSAVGIRPNAELARSAGLTLGRGIVVDDQMTTSDPAIHAIGECAEHRGICYGLVEPAYEQGQVLARHLAGKAAAYAGTVLSTNLKVSGVPVFSAGDFIGADGTEIIVWRDPGLGTYRKLVLRDDVLVGAVLFGETGDGLWYLDLIRRGEPLGRLREAVVFGRALAEAA is encoded by the coding sequence ATGTCGGAACCCCTCGTCGTCATTGGCAATGGCATGGCATCGGCGCGCTTCGTCGAGGAACTCGGCAAGCAGGCGCTCGGGCGCTATTCGGTGCTGGTCATCGGTGCCGAGCCGACGCTCGCCTATAACCGCGTCCTGCTCTCGTCGCTGCTCGCCGGCGAGGTCGAGGCCGGCGATATCGAGCTGAAGTCGAAAAGCTGGTGGCGCAGCCAGGGCGTCACCCTGGTCTACGGCCGGCGCGCCGTGACGATCGACCCGGCGGCACGCACGGTCGCGCTCGAGGGCGGCGCCTGCATTCCCTTCGCCAGGCTGGTGCTCGCCACCGGCTCGCTGCCGATCCGCCTGCCGAAACCCGGCATGGACCTTCCAGGCGTGCTCACCTTCCGCGACCACGACGACGTCGCCGCCATGCTGGCGGCAACCGGACCGGCGACCCGGGCCGTGGTCATCGGCGGCGGATTGCTCGGCATCGAGGCGGCCCATGGGCTGGCCCGCACCGGCACCCATGTCACGCTGATCCACCTGATGGACCGGCTGATGGAACGCCAGCTCGACCGGGAGGCCGCCAACCTTCTGAAGCGGGCTCTGGAGGAGCGCGGCATCACCGTGCTGCTCGGCGCCGACACCGCCGCCATCGAGGGCGACGGCTGCGTCGAGGCCGTCAGGCTTGCCGATGGCCGCGTTCTCGCCGCCGACATGGTGGTCTCCGCCGTCGGCATCCGGCCGAATGCCGAGCTCGCGCGTTCCGCCGGGCTGACCCTTGGCCGCGGCATTGTTGTCGACGACCAGATGACCACGTCGGACCCCGCCATCCACGCCATTGGCGAATGCGCCGAGCACCGCGGCATCTGTTACGGGCTGGTCGAACCGGCCTATGAACAAGGCCAGGTGCTTGCCCGTCATCTCGCCGGCAAGGCCGCCGCCTATGCCGGCACGGTGCTTTCGACCAATCTCAAGGTTTCTGGCGTGCCGGTCTTCTCGGCCGGCGATTTCATCGGCGCCGACGGCACCGAAATCATCGTCTGGCGCGACCCGGGCCTTGGCACTTATCGCAAGCTGGTGCTGCGGGACGACGTGCTGGTCGGCGCGGTGCTGTTCGGCGAAACCGGCGACGGGCTCTGGTATCTCGACCTGATCCGCCGTGGCGAACCGCTCGGCCGGCTGCGCGAGGCGGTGGTCTTCGGACGCGCCTTGGCGGAAGCGGCCTGA
- a CDS encoding nitrate reductase, with product MTAHAGSPRPVATACPYCGVGCGVLASTGPDGGVTISGDPAHPANRGRLCVKGSTLGETLSLDGRLLHPMIRAGSGVLQRVSWASALDAVAEGFARIARNHGPDATAFYLSGQLLTEDYYVANKLMKGFLGTANVDTNSRLCMASSVAGHRRGFGSDTVPGSYDDLDQADLLVLVGSNAAWCHPVLWQRMVANKQSRGARIVVIDPRRTATSAEADLMLAIRPGTDGTLFAGLLVHLAETGTLDQAYIAAHTEGFDQALERARELGPSIEATARACGLAGGDVRRLFHWFRTTERSVTLYSQGVNQSAQGTDKVSAILNCHLATGRIGRAGMGPFSLTGQPNAMGGREVGGLANMLAAHMGFSSVEIDRVRRFWGAPRMAEREGLKAVAMFDAIEKGTIKALWVMATNPAASLPRADAVRRAMAGLDHFVVSENVLSNDTINSGARILLPAAAWGEKDGTVTNSERRITRQRRFLPLPGEARPDWWIVAEVAKRLGFAEAFSWPDVASVFREHAALSSFENQGSRDFDIGGLSQLSATEFEALEPVQWPVRRRSDTADKRFFANGGFFTPDGKARFIAIEAPGLRTEPDAAHPYVLNTGRMRDHWHTMTRTGKAPTLGRHAIEPAVEIHPRDAAAASLAAGDFAEVSTAHGRVTLRVVIDEGQAPGSLFVPIHWTAETASHGRVGALVQPATDPFSGQPEMKATPAAISRVAPGIEGFILSRSAVALPAGTRWARAAVAGGLGTVFSAPGGIDGAVIAAHLKPPGGAVSEMVDLGRGVYRAAIFDGARLVAVIFVAAGGRPSWSWIEAQFGAAELSPLARKALLSGRAPDGMADAGPTICACFAIGLTAIKAAIAEGACDVDAVGRALKAGTNCGSCRPEIKKLIETRPVTAPALA from the coding sequence ATGACCGCGCACGCCGGCAGCCCCCGACCGGTCGCCACCGCCTGCCCCTATTGCGGCGTCGGCTGCGGCGTCCTGGCAAGCACCGGGCCGGATGGCGGCGTGACCATATCCGGCGACCCCGCCCACCCGGCCAATCGCGGCCGGCTCTGCGTCAAGGGCTCGACGCTGGGCGAAACCCTGTCTTTGGACGGCCGGCTGCTGCACCCGATGATCCGTGCGGGCTCCGGTGTGCTGCAACGGGTGTCCTGGGCAAGCGCGCTCGATGCGGTCGCCGAGGGCTTTGCCCGCATCGCCCGCAACCACGGCCCCGACGCAACCGCCTTCTATCTCTCCGGTCAGTTGCTGACCGAAGACTATTACGTCGCCAACAAGCTGATGAAGGGCTTTCTCGGCACGGCCAATGTCGACACCAATTCCCGGCTGTGCATGGCCTCTTCGGTCGCCGGCCACCGGCGCGGTTTCGGCTCCGACACGGTGCCTGGAAGCTATGACGACCTGGATCAGGCCGATCTCCTGGTGCTGGTCGGCTCGAATGCGGCCTGGTGCCACCCGGTCCTCTGGCAGCGCATGGTCGCCAACAAGCAGAGCCGGGGTGCCCGCATCGTCGTCATCGACCCGCGCCGGACCGCAACATCGGCCGAGGCCGACCTCATGCTGGCGATCCGGCCGGGTACCGACGGCACCTTGTTTGCCGGCCTGCTGGTTCATCTGGCCGAGACCGGCACGCTCGACCAGGCCTATATCGCCGCCCATACGGAAGGTTTCGACCAAGCCCTGGAACGCGCCCGCGAGCTCGGCCCTTCGATCGAGGCCACCGCCAGGGCCTGTGGCCTCGCCGGTGGCGACGTCAGGCGGCTGTTCCATTGGTTTCGCACCACCGAGCGCTCGGTCACGCTCTATAGCCAGGGCGTCAATCAGTCGGCCCAGGGCACCGACAAGGTCAGCGCCATCCTCAATTGCCATCTCGCCACCGGGCGGATCGGCCGCGCCGGCATGGGGCCGTTCTCGCTGACCGGCCAGCCGAACGCCATGGGTGGCCGCGAGGTCGGCGGCCTCGCCAATATGCTGGCCGCCCATATGGGCTTTTCCAGCGTCGAGATCGATCGGGTCCGCCGCTTCTGGGGCGCCCCGCGGATGGCGGAACGTGAAGGCCTGAAGGCGGTCGCCATGTTCGACGCCATTGAAAAGGGAACGATCAAGGCGCTCTGGGTGATGGCGACCAATCCGGCCGCCAGCCTGCCGCGCGCCGATGCCGTGCGCCGGGCCATGGCCGGCCTCGATCATTTTGTCGTCTCCGAAAATGTGCTGTCCAACGACACGATCAATTCCGGTGCCCGGATCCTGCTGCCGGCCGCCGCTTGGGGCGAGAAGGACGGCACGGTCACCAATTCGGAACGCCGGATCACCCGGCAGCGGCGGTTCCTGCCATTGCCGGGCGAAGCCAGGCCCGACTGGTGGATCGTCGCCGAGGTGGCCAAGCGGCTCGGTTTTGCCGAGGCCTTTTCCTGGCCTGATGTCGCCAGCGTCTTCCGCGAACATGCCGCGCTCTCCAGTTTCGAGAACCAGGGCAGCCGCGATTTCGATATTGGCGGCCTCAGCCAGCTGTCGGCAACGGAGTTCGAGGCGCTCGAGCCGGTGCAATGGCCGGTGCGCAGGCGAAGCGACACCGCCGACAAACGTTTCTTCGCCAATGGCGGCTTCTTCACCCCGGACGGCAAGGCCCGTTTCATCGCCATCGAGGCACCGGGCCTGCGAACCGAGCCGGATGCTGCGCACCCTTATGTCCTCAATACCGGCCGCATGCGCGACCACTGGCATACGATGACGCGCACCGGCAAGGCGCCGACCCTCGGCCGCCATGCGATCGAGCCGGCCGTCGAGATCCACCCTCGGGACGCGGCGGCGGCGAGCCTTGCCGCGGGCGATTTCGCCGAGGTGTCGACGGCCCACGGTCGGGTGACCTTGCGGGTGGTGATCGATGAAGGCCAGGCGCCGGGCTCGCTGTTCGTGCCCATCCACTGGACCGCCGAGACGGCCAGCCATGGCCGGGTCGGGGCCTTGGTGCAGCCCGCCACCGATCCGTTTTCCGGCCAGCCCGAAATGAAGGCGACACCGGCGGCGATCAGCCGCGTGGCGCCGGGCATCGAGGGTTTCATCCTGTCCCGTTCCGCCGTCGCCTTGCCCGCGGGCACCCGTTGGGCCCGCGCGGCCGTCGCGGGCGGCCTCGGCACCGTGTTCTCGGCTCCCGGTGGCATCGACGGCGCGGTGATCGCTGCCCATCTGAAGCCGCCCGGCGGCGCCGTCAGCGAAATGGTCGACCTCGGCCGCGGCGTCTATCGCGCGGCGATCTTCGATGGCGCGCGGTTGGTGGCGGTGATCTTTGTCGCCGCCGGAGGCCGGCCGTCCTGGTCCTGGATCGAGGCGCAATTCGGAGCGGCCGAGCTGTCGCCCCTGGCGCGCAAGGCCCTGTTGTCCGGCCGGGCACCTGACGGCATGGCCGACGCCGGTCCGACCATCTGCGCCTGCTTTGCCATTGGCCTGACCGCCATCAAGGCGGCGATCGCCGAGGGCGCCTGCGACGTCGACGCGGTCGGCCGTGCCCTGAAGGCCGGCACCAATTGCGGGTCGTGCCGGCCGGAGATCAAGAAGCTCATCGAGACCCGGCCGGTCACGGCGCCGGCGCTGGCCTGA